A genomic stretch from Plasmodium reichenowi strain SY57 chromosome 4, whole genome shotgun sequence includes:
- a CDS encoding alpha tubulin 2 (part of same gene as PRSY57_0419500A~gap found within coding sequence) translates to ELFCLEHGIQPDGQMPSDQVVAGGDDAFNTFFSETGAGKHVPRCVFVDLEPTVVDEVRTGTYRQLFHPEQLISGKEDAANNFARGHYTIGKEIVDVCLDRVRKLADNCTGLQGFLMFNAVGGGTGSGLGCLLLERLAIDYGKKSKLNFCSWPSPQVSTAVVEPYNSVLSTHSLLEHTDVAIMLDNEAIYDICKKNLDIERPTYTNLNRLIAQVISSLTASLRFDGALNVDVTEFQTNLVPYPRIHFMLSSYAPIISAEKAYHEQLSVSEITNSAFEPASMMAKCDPRHGKYMACCLMYRGDVVPKDVNAAVATIKTKRSIQFVDWCPTGFKCGINYQPPTVVPGGDLAKVMRAVCMISNSTAIAEVFSRMDQKFDLMYAKRAFVHWYVGEGMEEGEFSEAREDLAALEKDYEEVGIESNDGEGEDEGYE, encoded by the exons gGAATTGTTTTGCCTTGAACATGGAATTCAACCGGATGGGCAGATGCCCAGTGACCAGGTCGTTGCTGGTGGGGATGATGCctttaatacatttttctCAGAAACGGGAGCTGGAAAacat GTACCACGTTGTGTGTTCGTTGATTTAGAACCCACTGTCGTTGACGAAGTTCGAACAGGAACGTATCGTCAGCTGTTTCACCCTGAACAACTAATATCAGGAAAAGAGGATGCAGCAAATAATTTCGCAAGGGGACACTATACCATAGGAAAAGAAATTGTTGATGTATGTTTGGATAGGGTTCGAAAGCTAGCTGATAATTGCACTGGATTACAAGGATTTTTGATGTTTAATGCAGTAGGTGGAGGTACAGGTAGTGGTCTTGGttgtttattattagaaAGGTTGGCTATAGATTATGGAAAGAAAtcaaaattaaatttttgtTCGTGGCCATCTCCTCAAGTATCGACAGCTGTGGTAGAACCTTATAATTCTGTATTATCAACACATTCCTTGTTAGAACATACAGATGTAGCAATTATGCTCGATAACGAAGcaatatatgatatatgtAAGAAAAATTTAGATATAGAAAGGCCAACTTATACCAACTTGAATAGATTGATTGCTCAAGTTATATCTTCATTAACAGCATCTTTAAGATTTGATGGTGCTTTGAATGTTGATGTAACAGAATTTCAGACTAATTTAGTACCATATCCTAGAATTCACTTTATGTTATCATCATATGCTCCAATCATAAGTGCTGAGAAGGCATATCACGAGCAATTGTCTGTTTCAGAAATAACGAATTCTGCCTTTGAGCCTGCATCTATGATGGCAAAGTGTGATCCCAGACATGGAAAATATATGGCTTGTTGTTTAATGTATAGAGGAGATGTAGTACCAAAGGATGTTAATGCTGCCGTTGCAACTATTAAGACAAAGAGATCTATACAATTTGTTGATTGGTGTCCTACGGGATTTAAATGTGGAATCAATTATCAGCCCCCTACCGTGGTGCCAGGAGGAGATTTAGCAAAAGTTATGAGAGCTGTTTGCATGATCAGCAACTCAACAGCAATAGCTGAAGTATTCTCAAGAATGGACCAAAAATTTGATTTGATGTATGCGAAAAGGGCTTTTGTTCATTGGTATGTAGGGGAAGGTATGGAAGAAGGAGAATTTAGTGAAGCTAGAGAGGATTTGGCTGCCTTAGAAAAAGATTATGAAGAGGTAGGAATAGAATCGAACGATGGCGAGGGAGAAGATGAGGGATATGAAtga